One Lactobacillus sp. CBA3606 DNA segment encodes these proteins:
- a CDS encoding CDP-glycerol glycerophosphotransferase family protein, translated as MGYLWLLTLVSWLAHFKRSQQIIYLMSFADNLEFIMALAQRVPGRLTVYYLPSATVGAEQLAAQGVATQPFQDSLHFVLTGIPVITQAVDVYCDNYFAFTAGLTRGKGQRLIQLWHAGGAVKAFGWGDPQTVQRSTADQHRFQKVYNQLTDYVVGADKMGAVFATSYHVPRERMRVLGYPRSDRYRQPTWVQQTRAAIYAQYPQLENREVLLYAPTYRAGVTFELPADFGELQLTAKQVLIVKLHPHLAAQAAALLKQYPGLIMLVPDFSTDELLTITETLISDYSSVIFDYALLPNCQKMVFYVFDWQNFQQAVGLQPDFEQWAPGPLVQTMAELNRVLAAPAERQSVQAFNQLWNTYNDGQATARTLAYFYKK; from the coding sequence ATGGGCTATTTGTGGCTACTCACGCTAGTTTCGTGGTTAGCCCATTTTAAACGCTCACAACAGATTATTTATTTGATGAGTTTTGCAGATAATCTTGAGTTTATCATGGCACTGGCGCAGCGGGTCCCTGGACGCTTAACCGTGTATTACTTGCCGTCAGCGACGGTCGGTGCTGAACAATTAGCTGCTCAGGGGGTAGCAACTCAGCCATTTCAAGATTCGTTGCACTTTGTGTTAACCGGAATTCCCGTGATTACTCAGGCCGTGGATGTGTATTGTGATAATTATTTTGCGTTTACGGCAGGGTTAACCCGTGGCAAAGGACAACGACTCATTCAACTGTGGCACGCTGGTGGGGCGGTTAAAGCGTTTGGTTGGGGCGACCCACAGACGGTGCAACGTTCCACCGCTGATCAGCATCGCTTTCAAAAAGTCTATAATCAGTTGACCGACTATGTGGTTGGGGCTGATAAGATGGGCGCAGTGTTTGCGACGAGTTATCATGTCCCCCGCGAGCGGATGCGGGTGTTGGGGTATCCACGCTCGGATCGTTATCGGCAGCCGACTTGGGTGCAACAAACTCGGGCGGCTATCTATGCGCAGTATCCGCAATTAGAAAATCGTGAAGTGCTTTTGTATGCCCCCACTTATCGGGCTGGCGTCACCTTTGAGCTACCGGCAGATTTTGGCGAATTGCAGTTAACGGCTAAGCAAGTGCTGATTGTTAAGTTACATCCGCACTTGGCGGCGCAAGCGGCAGCTTTGTTAAAGCAGTATCCAGGGTTAATTATGCTAGTACCAGACTTTAGTACTGATGAATTGTTAACCATCACCGAGACGTTAATTAGTGATTATTCATCCGTTATTTTTGACTATGCGCTCTTGCCAAATTGTCAAAAAATGGTATTCTATGTTTTTGACTGGCAAAACTTTCAGCAGGCCGTGGGGTTACAACCTGATTTTGAACAGTGGGCACCAGGGCCGTTAGTTCAAACGATGGCCGAACTGAATCGTGTCTTAGCAGCGCCGGCTGAACGGCAATCCGTGCAGGCTTTCAATCAATTGTGGAATACCTATAATGATGGTCAAGCAACTGCGCGAACGTTAGCCTATTTTTATAAAAAATAA
- the rpsU gene encoding 30S ribosomal protein S21: MAKTVVRKNESLDDALRRFKRNVSKSGTLQEYRKREFYEKPSVKKKLKSEAARKRKNRRRFK, encoded by the coding sequence ATGGCAAAAACAGTCGTTCGTAAAAACGAATCTCTTGATGATGCTCTTCGTCGCTTCAAACGTAACGTTTCAAAAAGTGGTACTTTACAAGAATACCGTAAACGGGAATTTTACGAAAAACCAAGTGTGAAGAAGAAGTTAAAATCTGAAGCAGCTCGTAAGCGTAAGAACCGTCGTCGTTTCAAGTAA
- a CDS encoding PhoH family protein, whose translation MFLTENSKYEQKFLIADPAQSVALLGPEDQHLAMLEDGLHVNLHVFGDQMTISGDDESAVHNAQAVLENLTSLMKQGIQIGAPDVINAIKMVNRGTLDYFKDLYAETLIKDNRGRPVRVKNLGQRQYVQAVKQSDITFGIGPAGTGKTYLAVVMAIAALKRGEVEKIILTRPAVEAGESLGFLPGDLKEKVDPYLRPIYDALYDIYGAEHTQRLMDRGVIEIAPLAYMRGRTLDHAFVILDEAQNTTNAQMKMFLTRLGFGAKMIVNGDVSQIDLPRHTASGLIQAEQILGNISDITFVTFTADDVVRNPVVAKIVTAYDDATQR comes from the coding sequence ATGTTTTTGACTGAAAACTCAAAATATGAACAAAAATTTCTAATCGCTGACCCAGCACAATCAGTAGCGTTACTGGGCCCAGAAGATCAGCATTTAGCAATGCTGGAAGACGGGTTACATGTTAATTTGCACGTCTTTGGTGATCAGATGACAATTAGCGGTGATGACGAAAGTGCCGTTCATAATGCGCAAGCTGTTTTAGAAAATTTAACGAGTTTAATGAAACAAGGTATTCAGATTGGGGCGCCCGATGTGATTAATGCCATTAAGATGGTTAATCGCGGGACTTTAGATTACTTTAAAGACTTATATGCTGAAACCTTGATTAAAGATAATCGCGGGCGTCCTGTCCGAGTTAAAAATCTTGGTCAGCGCCAATATGTGCAAGCGGTCAAGCAGAGTGATATTACGTTTGGCATCGGACCTGCGGGGACCGGGAAGACCTATTTAGCCGTTGTAATGGCGATTGCAGCTTTGAAGCGCGGCGAAGTAGAAAAAATCATTTTAACTCGACCGGCAGTTGAGGCTGGCGAGAGTCTGGGATTCTTACCTGGTGATCTCAAAGAAAAAGTTGACCCTTACTTACGGCCAATTTATGATGCGCTCTATGATATTTACGGTGCAGAACACACGCAGCGGTTAATGGATCGGGGTGTGATTGAGATTGCGCCGTTGGCTTACATGCGTGGTCGGACCCTTGATCATGCTTTCGTCATTTTGGATGAAGCTCAGAATACGACTAATGCACAGATGAAGATGTTCTTAACCCGGTTGGGTTTTGGCGCTAAGATGATTGTTAATGGCGACGTGTCACAGATTGACTTACCACGGCATACGGCTAGTGGGTTAATTCAAGCGGAACAAATTTTAGGCAATATTAGTGATATTACGTTTGTGACGTTTACCGCGGATGACGTGGTTCGTAATCCGGTAGTTGCCAAGATTGTCACGGCTTACGATGATGCGACACAACGCTAA
- the ybeY gene encoding rRNA maturation RNase YbeY yields MDLELYDQTTAGAAAADLQLVRELIALAGKRLDLREDTEVSVTLMNNAAIQKINETYRGVDRPTDVISFAMHDDDETIIMDPEMAAAMPLNLGDIMISVDKVDEQAAFLQHSRARELGYLVVHGFLHLNGYDHLQPADEKAMFQLQREILDDYGLAK; encoded by the coding sequence ATGGATTTAGAATTATATGATCAAACGACTGCGGGGGCTGCGGCGGCAGATTTACAGTTAGTCCGGGAATTAATTGCATTAGCTGGGAAACGGTTAGATTTACGTGAGGATACTGAAGTTTCCGTGACATTGATGAATAACGCTGCTATTCAAAAAATTAATGAAACGTATCGTGGGGTTGATCGCCCCACGGATGTGATTAGTTTTGCGATGCATGATGACGATGAAACCATTATTATGGACCCAGAAATGGCGGCGGCAATGCCATTGAACTTGGGTGATATTATGATTTCAGTTGATAAAGTCGATGAACAGGCTGCATTTTTACAACATTCTCGTGCGCGGGAATTAGGCTATTTGGTGGTACATGGCTTTTTGCATTTGAATGGCTATGATCACTTACAACCAGCCGACGAAAAAGCCATGTTTCAATTACAACGGGAGATCTTAGATGACTATGGCCTCGCAAAATAA
- a CDS encoding YitT family protein, with product MNDFQQLTRRHRDVTKASTAFIYAILVSVAMNFFWTPGHIYSSGITGLAQLINSLMTKFLPIQFSTALLLFLLNVPMFIIAWRSIGHRFTIFTFLAVALSSIMIKVVAPESLTHDPIICAIFGGAVNGFGTGMSLRNGISTGGLDIIGIVLRRKTGRSIGTINMAFNSLIVIAAGFIYGWPYAFYSALGLLVNGRVIDMTYTRQQKMQVMIITSRPKTVIDSVQNRIRRGVTIVHNAEGAYRHDDKTILFTVITRYEMSELTAAMAESDPHAFVSISDTVKILGHFYEPEP from the coding sequence ATGAATGATTTTCAGCAGTTGACTCGGCGGCATCGTGATGTGACGAAGGCCTCAACAGCATTTATTTACGCGATTTTAGTGTCTGTCGCGATGAACTTCTTTTGGACACCGGGACACATTTATTCTTCTGGGATTACTGGGTTAGCGCAATTAATTAATAGTTTGATGACGAAATTCTTACCCATTCAATTTTCAACGGCGTTACTATTGTTCCTATTGAATGTGCCAATGTTTATCATTGCGTGGCGGTCAATCGGCCACCGGTTTACAATTTTTACATTCTTAGCCGTCGCACTTTCAAGTATTATGATTAAAGTTGTGGCGCCAGAAAGTTTGACCCATGATCCGATTATTTGTGCGATTTTTGGGGGCGCAGTTAATGGCTTTGGGACCGGGATGTCATTGAGAAATGGGATTTCAACGGGGGGCTTAGATATTATCGGCATCGTCTTACGGCGTAAAACAGGCCGTAGTATCGGGACCATTAATATGGCATTTAACTCGCTCATTGTCATTGCCGCAGGGTTCATCTATGGGTGGCCCTATGCTTTTTACTCTGCTTTAGGGTTATTGGTCAATGGCCGAGTCATTGATATGACGTATACGCGCCAACAAAAGATGCAAGTGATGATTATTACCAGTCGTCCGAAAACGGTGATTGATAGTGTTCAGAATCGAATTCGGCGCGGGGTGACCATTGTGCATAACGCTGAAGGGGCCTATCGTCACGATGATAAGACGATTTTATTTACGGTAATTACGCGGTATGAAATGTCAGAACTTACTGCCGCAATGGCCGAGTCTGACCCGCATGCCTTTGTCAGTATTTCAGATACAGTTAAAATCTTGGGCCACTTTTATGAGCCTGAGCCGTAA
- a CDS encoding diacylglycerol kinase family protein, whose amino-acid sequence MASQNKPQRPQVGKNHSFWQSWRHAWTGLTTVVREERNMQTHLVLGAVAIIAGWYFGLSVNQWLWLCLAIFLVMLCEINNTIAENICDLVTGPHYQPLAKKVKDIAAGAVVFAAAFAVLVGLILFIPKVWQLMLTWW is encoded by the coding sequence ATGGCCTCGCAAAATAAGCCACAGCGCCCGCAAGTTGGGAAGAATCATTCGTTTTGGCAGTCTTGGCGGCATGCCTGGACTGGGCTAACAACGGTGGTTCGCGAAGAGCGTAACATGCAGACCCATCTGGTCTTAGGTGCGGTTGCAATCATTGCGGGCTGGTATTTCGGACTGTCAGTTAATCAATGGCTCTGGCTATGTCTGGCTATCTTCTTAGTGATGTTATGTGAGATTAATAATACGATTGCTGAAAATATTTGTGATTTAGTGACGGGCCCGCATTATCAGCCGTTAGCCAAAAAGGTGAAGGATATTGCGGCCGGTGCCGTCGTGTTTGCCGCGGCGTTTGCAGTACTAGTCGGTTTAATTTTGTTTATACCAAAAGTTTGGCAATTGATGCTAACTTGGTGGTAG
- a CDS encoding ABC transporter permease: protein MKEVVSIIKEQFQNWGIIWRISNYEDQASYQSHYLGLAWEYLYPLIQIAIYWIVFSGGFKKGSDLDGVSYLMWMVIGITPWFFMNRAILDGSKSIYQRVNMVSKMKFPVSVLPSIRIVGNLNAFWTMLVFSIGLGFFNGIYPSIAWLQWIYYFIAMMALMFALSVFNSTVSVLIRDWQILLQSIMRMLFYLSGVLFNFQTTGFPAPFVRILELNPFWYIISGFRQSMFNQGSGTYIWDRPLLTLIFWGFILVVLLVGSHLHYKFRSRFVDMI from the coding sequence TTGAAAGAGGTCGTATCAATTATTAAAGAGCAATTCCAGAATTGGGGAATTATTTGGCGGATTTCTAATTATGAAGATCAAGCCAGTTATCAAAGCCATTATCTGGGATTAGCTTGGGAATATTTATATCCGTTAATTCAAATTGCCATTTATTGGATTGTCTTCAGTGGTGGGTTCAAAAAGGGCAGTGATCTGGATGGCGTCTCATACTTAATGTGGATGGTTATTGGGATTACCCCGTGGTTCTTCATGAACCGAGCCATCCTGGATGGGTCGAAGAGTATCTATCAACGGGTAAACATGGTCTCAAAAATGAAGTTTCCAGTTTCTGTGTTACCCTCAATTCGAATTGTTGGTAACTTGAATGCATTTTGGACGATGTTAGTGTTCTCAATTGGGTTAGGCTTCTTTAATGGCATTTACCCTTCAATTGCTTGGTTGCAATGGATTTATTACTTTATTGCGATGATGGCACTAATGTTTGCCCTGAGTGTCTTTAACTCGACAGTTTCTGTCCTAATCCGAGATTGGCAGATCTTATTACAATCCATTATGCGGATGCTATTTTATTTATCAGGCGTATTATTCAATTTCCAAACAACGGGCTTTCCAGCGCCGTTTGTCCGGATTCTTGAATTGAATCCATTCTGGTATATTATCTCAGGGTTCCGCCAATCGATGTTTAATCAAGGTAGCGGAACCTATATCTGGGATCGACCATTGTTAACGCTCATTTTCTGGGGCTTTATCTTAGTCGTATTACTAGTCGGTTCACATTTACATTATAAGTTCCGTTCACGTTTCGTGGATATGATTTAA
- a CDS encoding pyruvate, water dikinase regulatory protein produces MQEIKIFLLSDSVGATAHAVAQAAAAQFSNVEINYQRFPFVRTTSLLNTVLAQALKDHAVIFHTFVDRQLSKSVNAFCQEHHLPYYDVITPALDTFSEVTHLQPANHPGTVHALNDNYFDRINAIEFAVTYDDGKNPTGFLTADVVLLGVSRTSKTPLSLYLANQNLKVANLPLVPKAQIPDEIWQVDPKKIFGLTNDPEQLNTIRRQRMVQYGLNPDTMYSNTDKIKEELAYADKIFKKTGCLVINVANKSIEETATLITESLGYNEANQ; encoded by the coding sequence ATGCAAGAAATAAAAATTTTTCTTTTATCTGATTCAGTGGGTGCCACCGCACATGCCGTCGCTCAAGCTGCCGCTGCCCAATTTTCAAATGTTGAAATTAACTATCAGCGGTTCCCATTCGTACGGACCACGTCGCTGTTAAATACCGTCTTGGCACAAGCTTTAAAAGACCATGCCGTTATTTTTCATACTTTTGTGGATCGTCAGCTTAGTAAAAGTGTGAATGCCTTTTGTCAGGAACATCACTTACCTTACTATGACGTCATCACGCCGGCCTTAGATACATTCTCCGAAGTGACCCACTTGCAACCGGCCAATCATCCGGGCACGGTCCACGCCCTAAATGATAACTATTTTGACCGTATTAACGCCATTGAATTTGCCGTGACCTATGATGATGGTAAGAATCCCACTGGTTTCTTAACTGCTGACGTTGTTTTACTAGGGGTATCTCGAACTTCTAAAACACCGCTATCTCTATATTTGGCTAACCAAAACTTAAAAGTCGCTAATTTACCGTTGGTTCCCAAGGCTCAAATCCCAGATGAAATCTGGCAAGTCGATCCTAAAAAGATTTTCGGTCTCACTAACGATCCTGAACAATTGAACACGATTCGCCGGCAACGCATGGTGCAATACGGCTTAAATCCAGATACCATGTATTCGAATACCGACAAAATCAAAGAAGAATTAGCTTACGCAGATAAGATTTTCAAAAAAACTGGCTGTCTTGTGATTAACGTGGCCAACAAATCTATTGAGGAGACGGCAACCTTGATTACAGAAAGTCTCGGTTATAACGAAGCCAATCAATAA
- the msrA gene encoding peptide-methionine (S)-S-oxide reductase MsrA, with protein MSSETAIFAGGCFWCMVQPFDHQPGIISVVSGYTGGHTVNPTYEQVKSHQTGHTEAVKITFDPAQITYATLVDIYWRQTDPTDAMGQFQDRGDNYRPVIFVNSEQQRQLATASKQRLQAAEQFDKPIVTKIEAVQPFYPAEAQHQRFYANNPVVFAAQEAGGRAAFIADHWQQAPKVD; from the coding sequence TGAAACTGCAATTTTTGCTGGTGGATGTTTTTGGTGTATGGTCCAACCATTTGATCATCAGCCCGGAATTATCAGTGTTGTTTCAGGATATACGGGTGGTCATACCGTTAACCCAACTTACGAACAAGTGAAATCACATCAAACTGGTCATACTGAAGCGGTAAAGATTACCTTTGATCCGGCCCAAATTACTTATGCAACGTTAGTTGATATTTATTGGCGGCAAACGGACCCGACGGATGCCATGGGACAGTTTCAAGATCGTGGTGATAATTATCGGCCAGTGATTTTCGTCAATAGTGAGCAACAACGACAGCTAGCAACAGCGTCTAAGCAACGGTTGCAAGCCGCTGAACAGTTTGATAAGCCCATTGTGACTAAGATTGAAGCCGTTCAACCCTTTTATCCAGCTGAAGCGCAACATCAACGGTTCTATGCGAATAATCCAGTCGTCTTTGCAGCACAAGAAGCAGGTGGTCGGGCGGCCTTTATTGCAGACCATTGGCAACAAGCGCCAAAAGTCGATTGA
- a CDS encoding deoxyribonuclease IV: MLRIGSHVSMKAPDMLLGAANEAVSYGANTFMIYTGAPQNTRRKPIADLNISAGQAVMQAHDLQQIVVHAPYIVNLGNTKKPGYFDFATDFLYHEIERAEAVGATQLTLHPGAHVGAGAPAAIAQIIKGLNAVIRPDQTIHIAIETMAGKGTEVGRTFEELAAIIDGVTYNEKLSVTFDTCHTSDAGYAIKTDFDGVLNEFDHVIGLDRLQVIHLNDSKNPQGSHKDRHANLGLGTIGFETLNQIAHHPQLTTISKILETPYVGPDKKHQVAPYKYEIAMLKAGQFNADLLATIEQQA; encoded by the coding sequence ATGCTTAGAATAGGGTCACATGTTTCAATGAAGGCGCCAGATATGTTACTGGGTGCTGCTAATGAAGCCGTTAGTTACGGGGCCAATACGTTCATGATTTATACTGGGGCGCCACAAAATACGCGTCGCAAGCCCATTGCAGATTTGAATATTTCAGCCGGTCAAGCGGTTATGCAAGCTCACGATTTACAACAAATTGTGGTGCATGCGCCGTACATCGTTAATCTTGGTAATACCAAGAAGCCGGGGTACTTTGATTTTGCTACTGACTTTTTATATCATGAGATTGAACGTGCTGAAGCGGTTGGTGCGACTCAATTAACCTTGCATCCTGGCGCGCACGTTGGGGCAGGCGCACCAGCAGCGATTGCCCAAATTATTAAGGGATTAAATGCAGTGATTCGACCAGATCAAACGATTCATATTGCCATTGAAACGATGGCGGGGAAAGGGACCGAAGTTGGGCGGACGTTTGAGGAATTGGCGGCCATCATTGATGGGGTCACTTATAATGAAAAGCTGTCGGTGACGTTTGATACTTGTCATACGAGTGATGCGGGTTATGCCATTAAAACTGATTTTGATGGGGTTCTAAATGAATTTGACCATGTGATTGGGCTAGACCGATTACAGGTGATTCACTTGAACGATTCTAAAAATCCACAAGGGTCACATAAAGATCGCCACGCTAACCTTGGTTTAGGGACCATTGGGTTTGAAACGTTGAACCAGATTGCCCATCATCCCCAATTAACGACGATTAGTAAAATTTTAGAAACGCCTTATGTTGGGCCAGATAAAAAACATCAAGTTGCCCCTTATAAATATGAGATTGCGATGCTTAAAGCGGGTCAATTTAATGCTGATCTCTTGGCAACGATTGAACAGCAAGCCTAA
- a CDS encoding GatB/YqeY domain-containing protein, translating to MSLAETLNGDLKAAMKARDKQSLSVLRMLKSALVNEKINAGHELTADEATSVISRELKQRRESLSEFENAGRQDLVDGVKAEITIVEKYMPKQLSDDEVKQIVAATIEQVGATGKGDFGKVMGAVMPKLKGQADGKLINQTVKSLLN from the coding sequence ATGAGTTTAGCAGAAACACTCAATGGTGATCTTAAAGCTGCAATGAAGGCACGCGATAAGCAAAGCCTTAGTGTTTTACGGATGCTTAAGTCCGCATTAGTGAATGAAAAGATTAATGCTGGGCACGAATTAACGGCAGATGAAGCAACGAGCGTGATTTCACGTGAATTGAAGCAACGTCGGGAATCATTAAGTGAATTCGAGAACGCTGGTCGGCAAGATTTAGTTGATGGGGTTAAAGCCGAAATTACGATTGTTGAAAAGTATATGCCAAAGCAATTGTCTGACGATGAAGTCAAACAAATTGTTGCGGCCACGATTGAACAAGTCGGAGCCACTGGTAAAGGTGACTTTGGTAAAGTAATGGGTGCAGTAATGCCAAAACTTAAAGGTCAAGCAGATGGCAAGCTTATCAATCAAACAGTTAAATCATTATTGAATTAA
- the recO gene encoding DNA repair protein RecO, with the protein MITNFNGILLYRRDYRERDMLIKFLTAEYGKKMFFIRGARRRGFKMAAELLPFTMGEYVGDLRDQSLSYINSVRSVQYFEQISQDIALNAYATYVMNLIDVAYPDNQPVGRWYQQLTSALQLIDQEIAPALVANVVEIQLLGAFGVAPELRWCTVCGRQDLPLDYSESYGGLLCQQHWHLDPHRLHASPAAIFYLRQFSVLDLAKVKSIKVKPTTAAELRRILDEIYQNSVGLRLKSKKFIDQMGSWYQPLKPRSADD; encoded by the coding sequence ATGATTACCAATTTTAATGGTATTCTGTTATATCGGCGTGATTATCGAGAACGCGATATGTTAATTAAGTTTTTAACTGCCGAGTATGGCAAAAAAATGTTCTTCATTCGCGGTGCTCGCCGGCGTGGGTTTAAAATGGCCGCGGAATTATTGCCGTTTACGATGGGCGAATATGTTGGTGATTTACGGGACCAAAGCCTGTCCTATATTAATAGTGTCCGTTCAGTTCAGTATTTTGAACAGATTAGTCAAGATATTGCCCTTAACGCTTATGCGACGTATGTGATGAATTTAATTGACGTGGCGTATCCGGATAATCAACCGGTGGGACGTTGGTATCAACAACTAACGAGTGCCCTCCAACTGATTGACCAAGAGATTGCGCCAGCCTTAGTGGCTAATGTGGTTGAGATTCAGTTGTTAGGTGCTTTTGGGGTTGCCCCCGAGTTACGGTGGTGTACGGTTTGTGGCCGTCAAGATTTACCGCTGGATTACTCGGAAAGCTACGGTGGGTTATTATGTCAGCAACATTGGCATTTGGATCCACATCGGTTACATGCTAGTCCAGCAGCTATTTTTTATCTGCGACAATTTTCAGTGTTAGATTTAGCCAAAGTTAAGTCAATCAAAGTTAAACCAACGACAGCCGCTGAGTTAAGACGAATTTTAGATGAGATTTATCAAAATTCGGTCGGTCTGCGGTTGAAGTCTAAAAAGTTCATTGACCAGATGGGGAGTTGGTATCAACCCCTCAAGCCACGGTCAGCCGATGATTGA
- the era gene encoding GTPase Era produces MDKKDFHSGFVAIIGRPNVGKSTLLNRVVGQKVAIMSDKAQTTRNRIQGIYTTDDTQMVFIDTPGIHKPQSRLGDFMVKSALSTLGEVDAVLFMINADERRGAGDNFIIDRLKTVKKPIYLVINKIDQIYPDHLLEIMDQYKDALDWADVYPISALEGNNVNELVTTLKQKLPVGPQYYPADQVTDHPERFIISELIREKVLDLTRQEVPHSTAVVIESIKRQDEEKIHIQATIIIERSSQKGIIIGKGGSMLKRIGSMARRDIENLLGDKVYLELWVKVQENWKDRENLLASYGYRQDDY; encoded by the coding sequence ATGGACAAAAAAGATTTTCACTCAGGGTTCGTCGCAATTATCGGCCGACCTAACGTTGGTAAATCAACTTTATTAAATCGAGTTGTTGGTCAAAAGGTTGCGATCATGTCAGATAAAGCCCAAACGACTCGTAACCGGATTCAAGGTATTTATACCACGGATGATACACAGATGGTGTTTATTGATACACCCGGAATTCATAAGCCACAAAGTCGGTTAGGTGATTTCATGGTTAAGTCGGCGTTGTCGACTTTAGGTGAAGTTGATGCGGTCTTGTTTATGATTAATGCCGATGAACGTCGAGGCGCGGGCGACAATTTTATTATTGATCGATTGAAGACGGTTAAAAAGCCGATTTATTTAGTGATTAATAAGATTGATCAAATTTATCCAGATCATTTATTGGAAATTATGGATCAATATAAGGATGCCTTAGATTGGGCTGACGTTTATCCCATTTCTGCGTTGGAAGGCAATAATGTGAACGAATTGGTCACAACGCTTAAACAAAAATTGCCAGTCGGCCCGCAGTACTATCCCGCTGATCAAGTGACTGATCATCCCGAACGGTTCATTATTTCGGAATTGATTCGAGAAAAAGTCTTGGACTTGACACGGCAGGAAGTGCCACATTCAACGGCTGTGGTGATTGAATCCATTAAGCGCCAAGATGAAGAAAAAATTCATATTCAGGCGACGATTATTATCGAACGTTCTTCGCAAAAAGGCATCATTATCGGTAAGGGCGGCAGTATGCTCAAACGAATCGGTTCGATGGCACGGCGTGATATTGAAAACTTGTTAGGTGATAAAGTTTACTTGGAATTATGGGTTAAAGTGCAAGAAAATTGGAAAGACCGGGAAAACTTATTAGCAAGCTATGGTTACCGGCAAGATGACTATTAG